The genomic interval CTACTACCCGacctttcttttcctttccaaATTTATTCGTGCTAAAAATGTTTAGTGATTAAATGGACAAGACATTAAATGATGAGCTAAAACCGTATAAAACCGTATAGTTATCGCTTCTAGCTCTTGTTTTGTTAGAAGAGTcgtatgtttatttttattactcttcTGAATAAATTGAACAAAAAAGCTCAACTTTAGTGCAAcgcaaaatttatatgaaaaacaaCGTTTCAAAACCATCTTTAAGGATCGAAATCATCCTTAAGAACGATAGGAATATTGGAGGAAGTTCgtggaatttttttgttttagtaCACTCCTCGCTCGCTTCGTGATGTTATCTACTCACTCTATTTCAAAACATAACCATttcaatataagtatttatgcaagcgtgttttttttgttgttctaAATTCTGCTATGAAACTGGAGCATCAACGCTTTAAGAGGAAGTCGATGTGGTTTTAGCATACACAAGCAATTCACAACAACCTGCCAACATTtcgaaaagaaaaggacaaaTGCAACCCAATTTCTACAAAAGGgttattaatttatacttaTGACGAGAGAAGCTCACTGAAATTACATTCTTAGGAGGGCCAGCGCCGGCAATGGACGGCAGCCCAGCAGCAGCGTATACACACAAATGTCATGGTCGCCGATAAACACTGAGAAAATCTTTACGAGACATGGTGGGGGGGCAAGATCGCCGGCCTGCCTTCACGCGGATGGGAGCACCTTCTTGACGATCTCGTCGCTGAGGGAGGCGATCTGAGCGTCGAGCGCCTTGACGGCCTCCTCCTTCTGCGCCTCCAGGTTAGCGAGCGCCTCCACGAGCTCGGCCTCGACGCGGCTGCGGCCCTCCTCCAGCTTGGCCTCCAGCTCCTGGGTTGTCTCCTTCTTCATCTTGTTGAGCGCCGCGGCGATCTCGGCGCGGGCGGCCttcagcacggcggcggcctgctCCTCCAGCTGGCGCACCTCCTCGGACGCGTCCTTGACGTCGCCGAGCTCCGCCCGGATCTTGGCGTCGCGCTCGTCCATGAACTTGCCCAGCGGCGTGAAGTAGAGCTTGTCCAGCGCCACCATCAGCAGCAGGAACTCGATCGCGATCGCCGGGAGCGTCAGGTTGAAGTCGAACAGCGCCGCCTTCTCCATCTGCTCCGCCAGCGCCGGGAGCGGCGCCGCGGctacggccgccgccgccgccgtcgccaccagACCCGGAATCTGCTTCAATCCCCGCGGCTGCTGCTCCCGCCGCCTGGGCGGctgcgccgacgacgacgcgacgggcCTGAGCAcggccggcgcgcggcgcggggagcaCGAGGTGGTGGCCGCAGCCATCATAGCCGTCGCCATGGGGGCGTGCGAgaagcgaggaggaggggggagcagcggcagcgtcgtcggcggcggcggcggcgaggagtcGCGGTGTGgtgaagagagaggaggaggcaggcgGGCTATCGGCTATCTAATCCGAACCGGGTTGGGTGGTGGGATTCCAAAGCAACCAAGGCcacacgacgccgccgcgccatcgccgccactAAACTAAACTCCTCCCCCAATATCACGCCTAATATGGGCCGGTCCGGGCCGTATGAAAGCCCAACAATCTCCATCCTGTGCCAGTTTGGGCCTAACAAAAAAGCCCAACAGGCCCACCAGCTTTCTAGGAGACTACTTGCAAGCCGCGTGCATCATCTGGAGCCGTTCGCTGCACCCTCCACGCATCCGACGGGTCTGAAGGCATGCCACGTCATCGATCTGCCACCCACCAGTCTCAACCAATGGCGTGCCACCACGCGCCTCTACATTACGGGGGGCGCTTTCCCCTTCGCCTCAGCTCCACGCGAAGGGaagtcgtcttcctcctccctcctcacGAGCAATTCCCCCCCGTTTGGTTCCGCGATCCCACCACGAGAGATAGCTGCTCCTATGGCGCCCAAGGCCGAGAAGAAGCCGGCGGAGAAGAAGCCTGCCGGCGAGGAGAAATCGGCGGAGAAGGCGCCGGCGGGGAAGAAGCCCAAGGCGGAGAAGCGGCTGCCGGCGTCCAAGGCCTCCTCTaaggagggcggcggtggcgacaagaaggggaggaagaaggcgaAGAAGAGCGTGGAGACGTACAAGATCTACATCTTCAAGGTGCTGAAGCAGGTGCACCCGGACATCGGCATCTCCTCCAAGGCCATGTCCATCATGAACTCCTTCATCAACGATATCTTCGAGAAGCTCGCGCAGGAGGCCGCCCGCCTCGCCCGCTACAACAAGAAGCCCACCATCACCTCCCGCGAGATCCAGACCTCcgtccgcctcgtcctccccgGCGAACTCGCCAAGCACGCCGTCTCCGAGGGCACCAAGGCCGTCACCAAGTTCACCAGCAACTAGCCATCGCTAGACTCTATCATCTATGGAGAGGCTTCGTCGCCATGCTTCTCCCCCTCATTTCCCTTCTCGTGTAGTTGCAAGCTTGCCTGCTTTGTCAATCCTGCTGAGTCATAATGGACGGCTTGGATTTGAAGTAATAGACGTGGAGTGGTATTATTTGTCAGTGGCTGATTcaacttgtaattttttttgtgtcttCGCTATTGCGATTTGGGGATCTAGGGTTTGAGAGGGGACTCGGGAGATGATGCTGCGAGGTGGGCGGCTGGCGGGTTTGGCCTCTCGGATGGTGGGAGCCAAGTCTTTCAGCACGGAGATATTTGTGAGCagtaagtaaaaaaaaaaatctccttgTCCTCCGTCCTGGCAGTCCTGTGGTTCGCTGCCCAGAATGGTTGAATCTGTGATGGCCTGGTGATCTGTGTGCGAGAAACTTTTATAGTTCATATGCGGTTTCATGATCGGTTGTGATTTTGGAGTGGTTGGTTGGATGTAATGAGCACTAGTAATGATAGCTTTGGCACTCCAGGCAAGGACCAACGTTCGGTGCTTTCAGAATATGATTCTTGGGGTTGCTATGACGGATACTATCAGATGGTGCTTTCTGCTTTCTAGTCGCAGCCTAGAAAAGTTGCTGGATATAATGCTATATGGTCTTTGTAAAATCTATggattgattcttttttttcctaatgtGCTACTAGATTATATATCGAGTCTGTGAGATGCCCACCAGCTCAGTTTAATTCCTGtgaaattcctccaaaacCTGAATGAGCCCTAAGTAGAACACATAGATCACTACACTGAACTTTGCTGTGTGCTATCACTTGCAAGTACTGTACTCTAATTTGAatatttccatatatatactctgTTATTATGCGCATTAAATCAACGTGTCCTGTAATGTTTTGGTATTTCTTGCTCATGCAGCTTCAGTGTCGATTTGTTCATCTTGGCTTGCTTGCTCGTACAGCTTCAACATTGTTTTGTTCATCTTGGGATTTTGTAGGGCTATCATTTTACACGACAGAGGaagaacttaaaaatattttcacaccATTTGGCGCTGTCGAGGAAGGTACCAGTTAGCAGTCATGCTTTCACCACAGGGGAATTGGAGATCTTTGCTGTTGCTTTCTATTGACTCAACTTTCATTCCcctttttatatttcatcaaaTGTAGCTCGATTGGTGAGAGACAATCAAACTGGAAGGCCTAAGGGATTTGGTTTTGTCAAATATTCATCTCAAGCGGAAGCAGAGAAAGCTGTCAAGGCAATGGATGGAAGGGTATTTGCTTTCCTCATCCATTATCTTGGCTGACCTACAAATTTAATGTACTGATGCTAATATAAtgaaaagtttataaattatgatgGTTGTCATTTATTGGATAAGAGATTCTAAAATCCTGGATATTGCATAtacctttttttaatcataattgaAGGCACATACACAACACATAGACTCACTTTTCTAGCTAAGCCTGCAGATGGGTTATTATGATTCACGGTACTATCTTTGTATATTGAGCGGGTCTCATTTTGTCATGTGATCCTGATCTACTTCACAGACTAGGATCTTTAAatcctgttttttttgttgccatGTCTTGCTGCCCTCCACTGGTACTTCACTAGATAAAGCACTTACCTATAGAGATGAATGAAAAGGACCGATTAACTGCTAAAACCTCATTTCAAGATTTAATGCATTACATGTTAGTACtattgggataactacatgtCTTGGTATGGAAACAGTAGCAGATCGCTAGTTTCTGCTGGCTGGGATTTATAGGATTTACTTGCAAACCAAATCAGAAACTTGCTACAGATTGGATTTACTGTGAAAGCCATGTGAAACGAAATTGTTGCTTTACTGTGAAAATTATATGCACCAATCTTTTGTTTGCTTTAATAGTACTCGCTtcgtttcatatcgtaagattTTCTTGGTTTGCCTAGATCCATCCAtgtatccatatatatttttcattagtttgtatatgtgtctatattcattagcatatgtatgaaaaacttataatgaggaacggaggtaataattatttttatcttctttGATTgcaattgaaatatatttgttgGGAATGTTTTCAAGGTTGGCTGTGTTGACCTTAGCTGCCATCGTTTCACAGTTACAactatttataagccaaaaattgaattttagaacttaattttaggcttaattttttagttttttcatcgtatttttttGAACTTTCAAATCGttatggacacgtatataaaagtttgacttgaaattatttttcgtttacaaaaacgtgttttcacgtttttttctaaaaagcaaaacgatgggagccatCGCTAGAATTTCACCATTTCTGTCACGAGGGAATATTTCTGTTTTGGGATCATGAGCATTCATTTGATATAATGTATTAATGGAGACCATCCATGAAATTCAATATTCATATTCAAGCTTAGGTATGTACTTCACTACATCAAACACTAGTCGATTCTTGATTGGTTTTACTAAGCTTCATTTTTACATGATTGGTGCTACTCTAAGCTTAATCTCCCAATTAATTCTTTCTTTTGGCAGATCCTGCGGGGAAGACTAATTTTTGTGGAAATTGCAAAAGAACGTAAAAGCACATAGGGGATGCTCCAGCTCCATCGCGTGGAACTGTAACATTTTCCTGGCTTAAAGGCGTGTTTGGCTTGATATCTGGGCCTGTTCTCACAAACAAGACTCAGCTTTTCGAAGTTCAACTGCATTGTGGCTATTGCTGAGTACTAGTGAACAAGGACATTGCTACGAGGGCGATGGTTAAGTTGATGTCTCATTTGTAACTGATTTATACGTAGAACTGTTGACCGCTGCAGTAATGTTACTGGCTACTTGGTACTAGCATTATACTCCTATTTGTGAGGGATGTTGGATGAGCTAGATACTCACCGCTGTTTCCATGTTGTCTTCTGTGCCATTCATAAGGCAGgcatctattatatatataaattatatatataaagtaatagaaaaaaggCTTTATGTTTTTCCTCACGGGCTAGGGCCAGAAATTCCGAGattaatagaaataaaatatgagaaaaaaagaaaaatattaattttttgaccGTATATAGCCTTTTGAGTCGGACAAcatcaaaaaaggaaaatatcaattttttgcCCGTGTATAGCCTTTTGAGTCGGACAgcagcaaaaaaagaaaatatcaatttttttaccgTGTATtacaggagagagagagagagaataaaaTATCATGGCAATCTGTTGTTTATAATGCAATAGATCTCTAATACAGTTGATGTAGCACATTCATTCTTATGAGCCAAAAAAATTCCCATGTTaatcgaaaagaaaaaaatcggATTAGAAATACGATTTCAGAGTCCAGTATCTggatagaaatacaattttagaattaaaaataaaaataataaaaagtgtCAATGTGTAAGTACagttagaaaaatccaaatatcaGATTAATACCCAAGTTAATCGAAAAAAGCAtccgattagaaatacaatttcagaattatgaaacaaagaaaaataaaaaacgagTCCATGTATCGATACAACTTAGAACAATCTAAATCTCGgattaaaatgtttaaaataattaatattgagcgaagagtccatctataaattaaaaaaatctgatcagaaatataatttcggaattaaaaatagagaaaaacaataaaaagagtccatgtgtaaatacaattttaaaaaacaccaaattttagtttaaatttttttaaataattgataGTGAGGAAAGagtcatatataaatacaatttggagACATAGAATTCcgttaaaaataagtaaaattaagaga from Oryza brachyantha chromosome 3, ObraRS2, whole genome shotgun sequence carries:
- the LOC102708231 gene encoding ATP synthase subunit b', chloroplastic, whose product is MATAMMAAATTSCSPRRAPAVLRPVASSSAQPPRRREQQPRGLKQIPGLVATAAAAAVAAAPLPALAEQMEKAALFDFNLTLPAIAIEFLLLMVALDKLYFTPLGKFMDERDAKIRAELGDVKDASEEVRQLEEQAAAVLKAARAEIAAALNKMKKETTQELEAKLEEGRSRVEAELVEALANLEAQKEEAVKALDAQIASLSDEIVKKVLPSA
- the LOC102717326 gene encoding glycine-rich RNA-binding protein 4, mitochondrial-like, translated to MMLRGGRLAGLASRMVGAKSFSTEIFVSRLSFYTTEEELKNIFTPFGAVEEARLVRDNQTGRPKGFGFVKYSSQAEAEKAVKAMDGRILRGRLIFVEIAKERKST
- the LOC102717600 gene encoding histone H2B.1, with translation MAPKAEKKPAEKKPAGEEKSAEKAPAGKKPKAEKRLPASKASSKEGGGGDKKGRKKAKKSVETYKIYIFKVLKQVHPDIGISSKAMSIMNSFINDIFEKLAQEAARLARYNKKPTITSREIQTSVRLVLPGELAKHAVSEGTKAVTKFTSN